The DNA segment TCAATGTAAAGGGAAAGTTTCACTGTTGCACTCCCGTGTCCGGTTCTATTCTCGTTGTTGATGATGTAATAACCACCGGGAGCACGTTGCGGGAAGCTGCGATCACACTGAAATCCGACACTGTGGACTGGATTGGCGCGGTTACGCTTGCCAGCGCTATGAAACACAAGTCTTAACAAAGCTGCCTCACCGAGAAAGAACCCTTTTTCCTTCCTAAGGCAATTTTCCTATATTGCTTCGTCTATGAAACCAAACCAGAACCCCGATCGGATCCAAGAAGAATGCGCTGTATTTGGCGTATTCGGACACCCCCATGCGGCAGATTTAACCTATCTCGGCCTCTATGCGTTGCAACACCGCGGACAAGAAGGGAGTGGCATCGTAACTACCGATGGCGCTCATTTCTATATGCACCGGGAAGCCGGCTTAGTCGCCGACGTATTCCGTCCTCCGGCATTGGAGAAGTTGCCCGGTGATTGCGCCGTTGGTCATAATCGGTATTCTACGACCGGTGTCTCGACAATAACAAATGTGCAACCACTCTTTTCCGTGGGACGAGACGGTCCAATCTGTATTGCACATAACGGTAATTTGGTGAATGCGCGAAAACTTCGTTACGAGTTAATGGAGCAGGGAGCGCTGTTTCAAACAACCACCGATACTGAGGTTGTATTACACCTTTTAGCACGAACAACCGGCGATTGGCAATCCCGCATGCAAACGGTATCAAAACGGCTTGCCGGGGCATATACCCTGCTTCTGATGACTCGTAACGAGTTGATTGGTATACGCGATCCCAATGGTATTCGTCCGTTAGTACTTGGCAGTTTGAATGGTTCCTATTTGCTGGCTTCGGAGACCTGTGCTTTCGATTTACTGAATGCCAAGTTTATCCGCGAAATCGAACCCGGAGAGCTTGTCGTCATCAATCGTTCTGGTTTGCAATCCTATCGCTATGCTGATCCAGCTCCGGCAGCGCCTTGCATTTTTGAGTTGATTTACTTCTCGCGTCCCGACTCGTTGAGTTATGGCGAGAGTATCGACCGTACTCGCCGTGCGATGGGGAGACAGTTAGCGAAAGAGAGTCCTGCTAACGCTGATTTCGTGATCTCGGTACCGGACTCATCCAACGCCGCCGCGCTTGGCTACTCGCAGGAATTGGGCGTTCCTTATGAGCATGGTCTCATTCGCAA comes from the bacterium genome and includes:
- the purF gene encoding amidophosphoribosyltransferase, which produces MKPNQNPDRIQEECAVFGVFGHPHAADLTYLGLYALQHRGQEGSGIVTTDGAHFYMHREAGLVADVFRPPALEKLPGDCAVGHNRYSTTGVSTITNVQPLFSVGRDGPICIAHNGNLVNARKLRYELMEQGALFQTTTDTEVVLHLLARTTGDWQSRMQTVSKRLAGAYTLLLMTRNELIGIRDPNGIRPLVLGSLNGSYLLASETCAFDLLNAKFIREIEPGELVVINRSGLQSYRYADPAPAAPCIFELIYFSRPDSLSYGESIDRTRRAMGRQLAKESPANADFVISVPDSSNAAALGYSQELGVPYEHGLIRNHYIGRTFINPTQEQRNAGVRIKFNPVTTLLVGKSVVVVEDSIVRGTTLQQLTSLLRTAGAAQIHIRVASAPIYYPCPYGMDFPTREELIANHRNPDEIAELVGADSLKYLSFEGMLNAAPSPGSGYCSACFSGKYPVVVSDDFAGKLGLEEDI